One Aegilops tauschii subsp. strangulata cultivar AL8/78 chromosome 2, Aet v6.0, whole genome shotgun sequence genomic window, AGGGTGATAGTAGGAGAGTACGTTTTGTTTGTGCCGCTAGTGCAATGCTTAGAATTTGTTTCTTATAGTTATAGCACATTGCTACATATCGGAGATGAGATGAAACTTATTTTTTCTGCCAGATGGACATGCACCGTTTGACACGTATGTATTTGATCATCAGTTCAGGAGTAGGAATTGGTTGAAGCAGGTAGACATGGACGAATGGGTGCCGCACTGTTGGGCGGCAACTGCCACTTCTTCCGGGGCATGCTTCGCCGTTCCTCAGTCCTTCTTGTCTCTTGGCCACTGGCCAAAAGAACTATCTGTACGTATGTAGTGCGTCACCATACGTGCATCACACTAGCGATGGAATGGGTAGACAGATAGAGATAGCGGATACATGCACAGTACGTAGCGTAGGGACCGGACGATGGAGAGAAAGCGGCGGCATGGTCAGCGACACCTGCTCGCCGCTCTGCATGCGCGCCATGGACGCACGCGCGCAGCGGAAGACACCTGCCCATGGCGTGGAACTGACCAGATGTAGTGATGTACGTGTTGCTGATGACTGAAACTTTTTATTTGTTCATTCagatggccggggcggcgcgctGGTGAAGCTCCACGACGACGTGCAGACGTGCGCGTACGAGGACGTGCAGGTCATGTGGGAGATGCTGCAGCGCTCCGAGACGGGGAAGATGATGGCCGGGGCGCCGCCGCCCAAGGGCTCCGCGCTGGTCTGGCTcagccctcgccgccgccgccactccatCGACCTCCGGCCGCGGTGCTGAGCGCCGGCCACCGCAGCCTGTCATCGTCAGATAATGGAGAGAGAGTCAGAGTTAGAGTCGCCCCGCTGTATGCATATAGCTCCTTTGTCTCCTGCTTGATGTAAATAGTTTGCAGTTAATTTCGGTCAAGAGATACCAGTCTCTTTATATGCCTTCTGCATCAGTCTCTCACCTAGCTTCAGAAGTTCAGAACCATTTCATCGTCGGTCCCAAatggagcaaagcatcgggagaaaTTCGCCGGCCAGCTTTTGCTCTCTGTCAGCGACTCTGCAGAGCAACAGAATATCCGGTTCAGTCGCTACGCCGTGGCAAAAACAAATTGCCAAAAAAGAACAAAGCTTTGACTTAGCCATCTTCAGTAGAGATGTACACCAGCATATGAAACGGCAGGCATATACAGAGGGCATCATAAGCCTCCAGGGAAAGTCTGAAACAGGAACAGAGCAGAGTGCTCGAAGAAGCAGAGTTCATTTGCATTTCAAAGCTCGAAATTGCATCCAAGATTTATTGGGCAGGATACCTTTCTTTTCACttttactccctctgtaaataaataaaGAGCTTTTTTCTGTAAATAAATAAAGAGCtttttagatcactaaagtagtgatcgaAAAGGTCTTgtatttgtttacagagggagtagtatctAACCAGTGTGGAGAACACGAGAGTTAATCCAGTCCAGAGATGAAAAAAGGTGGAACTCCAGTCTTCAGGGCAAAAGGCAAGGCCGTGATGTCGAGAGAGAACAGTGCTCTGCAACAGGTATTGATATTCCAACACACATGTCAGCACAACAGGGAAATAGCAAGCTCCATAAAAGGTTATCCATAGTTCCCTTACCATATTTAGAAACAACAGACCGAGCAAGCAACTCATCCAGTAACACACAGAGTAGGTAGATTCATATCCAAATCTATCCTACAAAATACGAAAAATACCACGACAGTGTGTATGTGCAATGAAACGAGAAAGCTTTCCGATATAATAAAATAAAGCATGGAGAACTAGAACTAAGCGGAGAAAACACAATGCATTGATAATAATACCTTAAATAACCGTCAGAGCCTCAGATAAGCCGGAGGGCAATTTCCAGCTTCTCAAACACTAGTGCATATTCGAGAAAAAAGTTCCAGCTTCTCAAAGTTGATAAGAAATCAGATAAGTCAATAAAGGTAAGCACCAAATCCGCAACAGAGAGACGGAGAGGAATGTAAAGAGATGGATTCATCAAATCAATCTTGACAAATGTATATGTCCAGAAAAGGTCATCTAAATATGTTCTTTATGATGTATCTGTGTGCTGGAGAATACTTGGGATATGAAACGGTTGTAAATGGCAACGATAGCTCACTGAGACAGACCACACAAGTGCACAGAGTTGACTGAATGGAACTTTTTCAAACGTTACACGGAGCAGAAGATGAAGTTCAGGCATCATACTCGCAGCATGCATCTATCAACACATGAAATGCGCCCATTCAGGTACCGTCAGCGTTGCTTCTTCAAAATTCGGTAAACTAGCAAAGTCCCTACATGCAATTATATCGAACTGGAATTGTACCGGAGATTTCTTTCCGTTCCAGAAGTAAATATTGGACAAAAAAAGGTAAGATGAGATACCAAAATTGTGAACAGATAATCCATTTGCTCCAGGTGACAACAAGAGAACCGCGGTCATGATACACGACTCAATTATGGATACA contains:
- the LOC109739983 gene encoding uncharacterized protein translates to MDRSKEWWQKAVVVPVRRAWVVVAARLRRKKQHDGRGGALVKLHDDVQTCAYEDVQVMWEMLQRSETGKMMAGAPPPKGSALVWLSPRRRRHSIDLRPRC